AGTATTACAACAACCCACAAGTAATCAAATTAACACCACGAGCACTTTCAGATTTTGATGACAAGGTAAACACTGTAGGCTATTAATTTTAAAAGCATTGTACAGTTGTTACTGCAATGCTGGAACAGTAACATCAAAGCACAGGcaataaagaaaatatgaagaaacaaaGATTCGCTGTAGTAGGCACGAGATATAGTCATTTTTTTTCATAAACAAGAAACTAGTTCTTTTTGTAAAATGGATGTGGAAACATATATTGCATGATCTTAGAGCATCTTATGTTGTTCAACCTTGCTGCAAATGAGATTATACACTGAAAACAAGAACTGAGATGAGCTGACATGTTGATCGTTTATCTATTCATGAAATAAGGAAAATCAAATTATACCTAAAGTAGGTCGGATTTAACTTATGTACCTGTCATTACATACTCTGGTGCTGCATAGCCATATGTTCCCATAACTCTAGTAGATACATGAGTTTTATCTCCTTCAGGACCATCCTTAGCAAGTCCAAAATCGGAAAGCTTGGCGTTGTAATCCTGGAGTAGAatgttattagaaaaggaaatATATTTCTAAGTTGAGTAAAAATGGTAATTTAATGCTGCATGAGTGCATGGtctttttgtattaccgcatCTAATAGGATGTTGGATGTTTTAAAATCTCGGTAGATAACTGGTCTTTCTGCTTCTTCATGAAGAAACGCAAGTCCCTTTGCAGCTCCATGTGCTATTTTCATTCTAATGGACCACGGTAGAGGCAGGGACCCTTCTGCATATAAAATGGTTGTTACCAGAGGACATTAAACACAGATGTTCTACATGAGAATGTATCATTAAGAGAGTCATTAGTTACGAATTAGACAGCGTCAACAGAAGGCCTCTTAAAGAATTTCCCGAGAGCCAAATCCTAATATCTCGGTTTCACAAATTGGCCTGATCAACCAATTACCGATTTACCATGGAAATAAAAACCAAGTGCTTCGAGGTAAATTTGCAGATATCTGCCGTTTCAAGAGGTTGTATACAACTATATCCAAGTTTCATACTGATGCACACATTCCAATTTTGGGTCAACGGACTAAACCAACATATACCGTACATAAATGTAACAGAACAAAAAAGGGCAGTTACGTACTCCTAAAAAGATGGTTCTCCAAGCTTCCACGAGGCATAAACTCATATACTAGTAGCCTCTGATCGTCTTCAATGCAGTAACCAATTAATTTGACTAAATTAGGATGGAGAAGGTCACCAAGAAAATTGACCTCGGCCTACAAACACAATAGACAGTTACGTAAATATTCCACCTGCATGATAAACTTGACACCAGCCAGTACTTAAATTCTCAAAATAAGTATGGTAACACCGATAGATGAGAAAACATTCATACCAGCCACTCTCTATGACCTTGAAGTCCATCATGATTGAGAGTTTTAACTGCAACAGTAAGGCCTGTACCAGGTTTCACCGCAGCCGTTCCATTCTCCTCAATCCACCCcttgaatacacaaccaaatccTCCCTCTCCAAGAAGACTCTCCGGCCTAAAATTCCTTGTAGCTGACTTAAGATCACTGAATGCAAATTTCCGAAGCTGGGAAGCAATTCTCAGTTCCTCGCTTATCTGGGAAGTAGATGGGTTACTTTCTACACTACCAGTCGTAGTTGTAGAAGATCCAATTGTGGCAACTGGCTGTCCTTTGCTGGTATCATTCGTTGATTTACTATCCGCTGTTCCCCATGCATAAAACGACAAGTTAGAACCTTTGATTTGTATCTAATCCATCAGATATCTATTTCTCTACATTATTAACTAAAACCCGCCACAACGCAATAATTGCCAACGGGAATATCGACACCACGAGCATAATAAATACCGTATCTAGCTGAAATTCCCAAACACACTACCCTTAACCCTCATATCTGGTTCTCTACATTATCAACTAAAACCCGCCACAATGCAATAATTGCCAGTGGGAATATCAACACAAACAGCATTATAAACACTGTATCTAGCTAAAATTTCCAAACATACTACCCTCATAGATACAGATACACACAGAATTTCTCCGCGGAACCAAATGAAAAGAAAACTTCAGAAACATACAATGCAATCAACAAAGCACTTGAATTTCATAGATCCACATCCAAAACCTCCAAATTCATCGTCAAAATCCCAAACATCAACGACAGCTAAGCCAAGTATGGATCTAAATTGAGTGATTTCGGAGGCTTGTCTCATCGTAGAGATGAAGACAAAACTGTTGACATCCATCCATCCACATATAACAAAATAAACCAGAATAAAATATTCACATTCGAATTCTTTGAGTGGTGATGGAATAGAAGAGCAAATGAAAAGATTACTCACCATAACGAATACTAGCTCCACTCATGGAAGTATCAACTTTAGATTCTGAAGAAACGCAGCTACTTCCCATAAAACTAAACCTAATACTCCAACACCCAGTATTaatctcctcctcctcatcatctttcttcttcttcttcttacttcCTTTTGTTGTCACATCCTTCCTCCATGTCT
Above is a genomic segment from Papaver somniferum cultivar HN1 chromosome 10, ASM357369v1, whole genome shotgun sequence containing:
- the LOC113315261 gene encoding probable serine/threonine-protein kinase PIX7 isoform X1, which encodes MGLGPPEAAAGAIEVETWRKDVTTKGSKKKKKKDDEEEEINTGCWSIRFSFMGSSCVSSESKVDTSMSGASIRYADSKSTNDTSKGQPVATIGSSTTTTGSVESNPSTSQISEELRIASQLRKFAFSDLKSATRNFRPESLLGEGGFGCVFKGWIEENGTAAVKPGTGLTVAVKTLNHDGLQGHREWLAEVNFLGDLLHPNLVKLIGYCIEDDQRLLVYEFMPRGSLENHLFRKGSLPLPWSIRMKIAHGAAKGLAFLHEEAERPVIYRDFKTSNILLDADYNAKLSDFGLAKDGPEGDKTHVSTRVMGTYGYAAPEYVMTGHLTSRSDVYSFGVVLLEMLTGRRSMDKNRPNGEHNLVEWARPHLGERRRFYKLIDPRLEGHFSIKGAQKTAQLAANCLSRDPKARPLMSEVVEVLKPLLNLKDMASSSYYFQNMQLERTGSGLSLSSKSASRSQVGGSTQKKGPPKRSLTMPNGTHTSPYRYQHHPSPKQKPIDKKT
- the LOC113315261 gene encoding probable serine/threonine-protein kinase PIX7 isoform X2, giving the protein MGLGPPEAAAGAIEVETWRKDVTTKGSKKKKKKDDEEEEINTGCWSIRFSFMGSSCVSSESKVDTSMSGASIRYADSKSTNDTSKGQPVATIGSSTTTTGSVESNPSTSQISEELRIASQLRKFAFSDLKSATRNFRPESLLGEGGFGCVFKGWIEENGTAAVKPGTGLTVAVKTLNHDGLQGHREWLAEVNFLGDLLHPNLVKLIGYCIEDDQRLLVYEFMPRGSLENHLFRRSLPLPWSIRMKIAHGAAKGLAFLHEEAERPVIYRDFKTSNILLDADYNAKLSDFGLAKDGPEGDKTHVSTRVMGTYGYAAPEYVMTGHLTSRSDVYSFGVVLLEMLTGRRSMDKNRPNGEHNLVEWARPHLGERRRFYKLIDPRLEGHFSIKGAQKTAQLAANCLSRDPKARPLMSEVVEVLKPLLNLKDMASSSYYFQNMQLERTGSGLSLSSKSASRSQVGGSTQKKGPPKRSLTMPNGTHTSPYRYQHHPSPKQKPIDKKT